From the genome of Vitis riparia cultivar Riparia Gloire de Montpellier isolate 1030 chromosome 11, EGFV_Vit.rip_1.0, whole genome shotgun sequence:
gtgttttgttttcttggacCTTAAGTTTGTAGAAGTTCATAACCCTTCAAATTGATCATGAATCTGATTAACATCTCAGAGTGAAACAATCTGTGAATGAGATAACAAACTTATAGAGCACTTGGCATTTGTTTTCTTGGATCTTTTCTTGCAGATTTTTCGTCCCTTGGTGAGGTTAAAAACTCATCATAAGATTTGTTGTTGGTTATTTAATTGGGGTGGAACAAAAGTTAGTTGCTGCAGATGCTTTTGTTAATTCTTAAAACCTTTCACAGTTGAAAAACGAAAAGCAAGTCTTGTGTTGGAAATTGGAAAGATTCGATTCTTGATTGCTTTGAAGAGTTATGTTTGATGGGTGGGTCGGTTTGTTTAAATTTGGGATTGGACAAGGGTATTTTGTTGCTCCTGTAAAACCTGCCTACAAAATGATCTGAACCCACtgattaatttatatgcaaatgTGAAGGATAATACAACAAAAAACTAGGGATTCACAGCTAGTGAATTGCTAACTTTAGGCTCTCTTCTTGGTTGAATGCTGGAGTGTTACATCTATGGTGTTTGTAGATAATTGTGGAGTGGCGAATTGTGATGACCTTCCTGTTGCTGAACTCCTGAAATCATTTAGGTTCTTCCTTAACATGCTTCCCAAGAATAGGAAGCACCCAGTGTGGAGCCAAGGTCATCGATCTTCCTTGACAAGAGATCACATCTCCAGGTGCCTTGCATCTGCGACATCCCAGAATGGAGCTGAGGTCATAGCTCTTCCTTGACAATGGAGCACATCTTCAGGAATCTTGCATCTGCAACACTGCCTATTCAATAATTATAGAAGAATCTCTCTTATCCTTCCACCTAGACTTATGGCTTCCTTCAAACCACCAACCACACCCAAAACAACATCAGCTAGGAATTGACTTGACCATGGAAGtattatttttctccttgaTTGAAAAAATGTGCAGGTTAAGTTCTCTCTTTCAGGATTCATTTGGTGGGTTGAAATGGGGGTTTTAGTCTCTGCGATTCATCGCATTTCCTCTGAGACAGACGAACGGGAGATGGGACTAAATTCATGtttatgcatttcaaattttttcttgttGCCAGTTTTAAACTTTGTCTAGGAATGGTGTAGAAAAAGAAGCATTAAAAAATTGTGCAGTTAAGTTCTCTCTTTCAGGATTCATTTGGTGGGTTGAAATAGGGGTTTTAAGTTTGCGATTCATCACATTTCCTCTGAGACAGGGGAAGGGGAGAAGGGACTAAGTTCATCTgtatgcattttaaattttttcttcctGTCAGTTTTAAACTTCATCCAGGAATGGTGTAGAAAAGGATGCTTCTCTATCACGTTCATTTTCTGCCCTATGCCCAATCCTCCTGCAGTTTCAGATAATTTTGAAGGAATCCTGAATGTTCCGATTATCTTTGTAAAGCTTGAGCTGATGGGTTAATGAGTAGCTTTTTCTGATTGATGAGTTTTGGTTTATTGGCCATTCATAGAAAGGAAAGAACGAATACACTTTGGAACATTGGATGGTGCATGGCACATTGAGATTTCCTATATAAGGCAATACAACTTCTTCAAGTCAATGATCGAATGTCCACAACAACCATAGATAGAGTTAGGGCTCTATCTACCTCTTCAATTTGCCTTTTGAAAGGATGAAAGGTCGGAACAATTCAGATTTAGTTGGGTGCTCGAATCTTCAGTTTTAGCCACTGATTAACATTAAGTTTGATAAGCCATTAACTCAAATCCTGTTGGCCAACTAATTTTATGGAATCTTGTTGTACAACTAGTTGTCTTTAGTAAACGATCTGGCTCAATGATTTTCttgaaagacaaaaaaaagaacaaatgattctaaaaaatgcCAGTACATGCACCTTATCAGTTGTTTGCTTTCTTACAGGTTTATCcattgatttttgtttgtatGCTTTCCTCGTATTCCACGATCACAAAAAGTGCCTTTGGATTCAGAAATAACaaacaagaaaggaaaagaaaagatgatcaCAAGAAACATCAACTTTGGTTACTACATTGTGATGCAAGATCTGAAGTTTAagtttagaaacaaaaatgataaaaattaggAAGAAGATGCAAGGAGAAATTCATTGGGTGCAAAccacttttattttctcatcactttttcttttcctaatttcttttaacttttcctttctttctttttctctgaaTCATAAACACGAATATAACTCGCAGTTCTTGGATTAAATGAGCAGATGAGTTGCAAGCATAACTCAACTAATGAAAAACCTCAGTTAATCTATGATCGCATGTACTGTAAGTCTATAAACAAACCAACTTGCAATGAAAAAACCATGCAAGTTGTACATCAGAAGTTCTTTTGGAGAGGACTGGGAGGCCTACAACTACCCATTATAACACCTCTCCTCCCTAGAGAAGATAGAAGAGATCCCCTTGAAGCCTTCTTTGAAATGGTAGCCTTTGGAGTGTACAGTTTGTGTACATCCAAACCTCCTCCGTAGCTTTTACATGACttcattttcttcctatttGGAGTCCCCTTTTTGGCAAGATCCTCCAAGCTCTTCACGCTTGCCAGAGATGTAAATGACTGCGACTTCCCTTGAAAGTACTTGGACAGCCCTCTCCTGAATAAGTATTAGGCACAATTTTTAGGAAACTTGGCATAGAAAAACACCatagagaaggaaaaatatgGTAAGTGGATGGTTGGTTTGATTTACTCACTTGATGGGGAGCTGGGCCATGAGCTCTGATAGTTCATATAGAGGTCCATTTGAGAGGGGTGATGTTGAGGAAGACGCATCTTCTGTCAAGTCCAAGGAAGATGATGATTCGAGAGAGTTTTCTGAATCTTCAAAGGAAGAAGACTCCATGGATATGGTGTCACTATTGTCATCTGCACCTCCCATGATCAACCATTGATTGTGTTGGTGATTGCCATTAGCATCAATTCCCTTGAAGCCCAGATCATCAAAACTTTGCTTTGCTGTTCCCCCCATTGTGATTTCAGATCTTGggcaagaagaagaacaagaagagaAGAATAAAGACAGGACTcaggatgatgatgaagaagatgatggtgGTTGTGATCTTAGTCTAAGGACAAGGACCCTCATGAATTCTCACAGGCGTAATTTGAGggagcatatatatatatatatatacgatCAACAAGGTTGAttacatgaaaataattttaaaaagaaaagggtaTATAATACTGGGAATACTTGGTGGTGAATAGGGCAATAAATGAAGCATTGGGTAGTAATGACTAGTTCATTGGTTTTTAAATAGTGGCATTTtgtttggctttatcctttgaTTTGTCATCATCATATCTTATGGTTTGAATTTCTTAGCCTCCCCTTTCTACTAGGAAAGAGGATAAGGTCTAAATTTGAAGACACCCATATCCGAGTCATCAACTTTTTATTATGGCTGAAACTGAGGTCACCATCTTAGCATCTTTGCCCCCATAAAGTTAAGACACGAATgcctattttttcatatttcaaggCATCCCATGGCAGAAGTTGTGCCAAGAGGAATCTCTAGATTAATCAGAAGCTTCCCATAAACCTAGAGGACAGTTCTGGGTGGATTTGCAAGGTTTCCACCAACCCTAGTTTTTGTCTGCATTAGTAAATTGTCCAAGGGGACATTTTGTCTCATTTCATTAGGTTTATATTAAAACCACAActtttgtcaaattttttatcaattttttttttttggcctttttgtGGTTATTTGGGTTGCTTCATGACTCAGGAACATTACCCATATGGCAAGCTTCATAGGGTAAAGATCaacaattattttgtttgaaggACTGCAGCCATCCTTCTAATTGTCTAGCCTCTTTCTAGACTGTAGACTCTATTGAAGTTATCCTCTTAATTTCATTGAGCACCTGACCTAGGGACCTACTTGGAAAATCCATAATTCACCCTTATAACAAACATTGTCAAATCTAATATTCCATTATCTATAGACTTGACTTTGCTAGTTTCAGTTCCACCTGTCATTAGGTCTATAATAAGGGATAATTTCATCCTTCAGTCTAAATCAGGTCCTCCCAAACTCAATGATTTTAATCCAAGAGAGTCATGTGAGGCAAAGACCCATTGGATGGGGTGTCACTCTCTACCAACCCCTTTACCATGTGTGACCAAAACCTAACAAAGAATAGAGTTAGAAGCTAATGAATGAATGGTAGCCAGAGGTTGCTGACTAGGGTACTAGTCATCATAGATTGCTACTTGATGGGCAATGGAGCTGCCTCCACCACAGCCTTTGCAGGTGGGCACCATGCCTTACCTTTCATAAATCTTTCTTATCCACGTATACAGATTTCATATCTGACCcattatttaataaactttgACATTTtgcccatgttttttttttaaaaagattattcaGTTTTGTAAGATATTGTATATTAAATGGATGGCTTCACCATACATCAAGAGGGTGTTTTAGGTGGCTGTTGCTTGTAGGCTGATAGCAGAAGTTGTGAACATTCatggataaatatatatatttttttgtgcataaatatttttgttatgtaGTGTTTAACTTTTGGTTTCAGCAATAAAAACAAGGAAAGTAATTAGTGTTGAGTAGTGTCAAAGGAAAAGTATGAAATCAGGCTCAGAGGCTATTGCTAATTTATGTCATATCTAAGGTAATGGATACTGTGAAATACTTGAACAACAATGAGAACCTTGCCTCTGTTGCTGCAGTGACCCCTCAGAATGATTCTATTTTCAAGTGTGAGACTGGAGTAGGGCATACATATCTAAAAGTACATCATCCCTGTTTGatgaagaaaggagaaaaagccCTAGTTTAAGATCacaatgacttttttttttcttttttcttttttcttttttcttttttaatttatttaaatttgtttggtACCATCTTTTTAAGATGTGATTTTCGTACAAATTTAAAAGCGGCATTTTGGAACTGAATCAGTACGCTTTTGAAACCacagtcaaaaaaaaaaaagaaaaaaaaagctagtctgaacaataatttaaaaactaggctaaaacttatattttgttGGAGGAAAGGCCCAATTTGATCCAAAAGTCAAAAATCCTGGCACTCATGGCAGGTGACCTCACCAGTATGTGGCACCTGCCCACACTTATCCATATCCTAACATGAACAGATCCCTTTATACCAAGTGGCTTGCCCAGTGGAAACTGTAATAACTCATGGGCATACCAATTATTCATTTCAGTTTCACCATGAACCCGCCATTGCCATTCCAGTACATTGTCAGATAGTGAGAAAATGCAGAAATTAGAAGTGTATAATCTGTGTAATTTGTCACATAATtgttatatttaactttaatatgTGATAAAGAGTTATATAACTTGTTAGCTTGACTTCTATGATGTAATTCATATAACACCTGATCAAGATGACAAACAGTGCGTGTTTTGAAGGAAAAGGTACACTGGGAATACTATTACAAGACAAACTATCTTGGGAAATTTACAGGAGGTTCCAAGCTGCCTACCAGAATTTCGAGATCAATGTCCTTGTCTTCAAACTTTTTGATGAAAGGGTGACTCTGAAAGCACAATAGAATTAGCAGTCAAGTCTCTGGCATATGAAACACAAAATGGTATTTGATATGAAGTTACACAAACAGCAGATATACAAACCACGAGGTCTAATGACGACAATCGGTCTTGAGGTTTCTTCTGTATGCTGCAAATGCAAATAACAAAGCGATCAATTACAACATGATCTGTGAATGTATACCAAGTTCtacaaaaaattgtcaaataagaaaaatggaCTGCTTAGACTTGCATTAAACCAACTGTTTGTACCATGGAAGAGCatcttttacaaataaaatgaagcgACTCTACAGCCGTAACAACTATATGTATTATGAGATACAAGGCCATTTTTCTGTCTTTACAAGTTCATATTCATAATAGTCCCTTGAATGGCATTTTGTGTGCTATagtaaaagatgaaaaagaacACCTAAAATAGCTAAATACCATGAGTAGAAGACAAAAAGACAATTGCAAGGAAAATTAACTAGGATAATTATATTGTGATGAAGAT
Proteins encoded in this window:
- the LOC117925600 gene encoding uncharacterized protein LOC117925600, which gives rise to MGGTAKQSFDDLGFKGIDANGNHQHNQWLIMGGADDNSDTISMESSSFEDSENSLESSSSLDLTEDASSSTSPLSNGPLYELSELMAQLPIKRGLSKYFQGKSQSFTSLASVKSLEDLAKKGTPNRKKMKSCKSYGGGLDVHKLYTPKATISKKASRGSLLSSLGRRGVIMGSCRPPSPLQKNF